A window from Opitutia bacterium ISCC 52 encodes these proteins:
- a CDS encoding sulfatase — MKLRLLLALLFLSASYLGAAERPNIILIFVDDLGYGDLSCYGNESIKTPNIDQLASEGQRWTTFYASGPACVTSRTGLMSGRHSALLGEEPLSKDRSILLPAMLKRQGYATAILGKWHLAGYPKDFTQSPMHPLECGFDYHYGTPGSNDAPGPPKQTLEAFNNATSTTWKIPLIRGRDVVEHPADQSLFTQRYTKEAVQWIEDKKDESFFLYLAHNMPHIPIFASKNFQNKSDAGIFGDVVEEIDWSVGEVRKAVKAAGIEDNTLIIFTSDNGPWTVFGPRHGGTAKPLRGEKGTSWEGGYRVPGIFHWPGKIKPGTVDGIAANLDLYATFATLTGAQSLPEEKPGWMSTDLTPALLEGKPSPRTTWFYNPDVYRSGSFKIHRTTRQPTNPHTRERSPIDRHDPPLLYNLDEDIGELNNIAGRHPEVVRRLLSELKAVQ; from the coding sequence ATGAAACTCCGTCTACTTCTCGCTCTCCTATTCCTCAGCGCATCCTATCTCGGTGCTGCCGAAAGACCCAACATCATCCTCATCTTCGTCGACGACCTTGGTTACGGCGATCTGTCTTGCTACGGCAACGAAAGTATCAAGACCCCGAACATCGATCAGCTCGCCTCTGAAGGTCAGCGATGGACCACCTTTTACGCCTCGGGTCCCGCTTGTGTTACAAGCCGCACCGGATTGATGAGTGGGCGTCACTCTGCCCTCCTGGGTGAAGAGCCGCTCAGTAAGGATCGCTCGATTCTTCTGCCTGCAATGCTGAAACGTCAAGGTTATGCTACGGCCATCCTGGGAAAGTGGCACCTGGCTGGCTACCCCAAGGATTTTACCCAATCCCCTATGCATCCACTCGAATGCGGCTTTGATTACCACTATGGAACTCCGGGGTCTAACGATGCTCCCGGACCACCTAAGCAAACGCTCGAAGCCTTCAATAACGCGACCTCTACTACTTGGAAGATTCCGCTGATTCGCGGTCGCGATGTCGTTGAGCATCCTGCCGACCAATCGCTGTTTACACAGCGCTATACTAAAGAAGCCGTTCAGTGGATCGAAGATAAGAAAGATGAATCCTTCTTTCTCTACCTCGCCCACAACATGCCTCACATACCGATTTTCGCTTCAAAAAACTTCCAAAATAAAAGCGACGCAGGTATTTTCGGTGATGTGGTCGAAGAAATCGACTGGTCCGTTGGCGAAGTAAGAAAAGCAGTTAAAGCAGCAGGTATCGAAGATAATACCCTCATCATTTTCACAAGCGACAATGGACCCTGGACGGTCTTCGGCCCACGACATGGAGGAACGGCCAAACCCCTACGTGGTGAAAAAGGAACTTCCTGGGAAGGGGGTTACCGGGTACCGGGCATCTTTCATTGGCCGGGGAAGATCAAGCCTGGAACGGTTGATGGCATAGCAGCGAACCTCGATCTCTATGCTACCTTCGCCACCTTGACTGGCGCACAATCCCTGCCTGAAGAAAAACCCGGTTGGATGTCCACCGACTTAACGCCGGCTCTGCTAGAAGGAAAACCCAGCCCGCGCACGACCTGGTTCTACAACCCGGACGTTTATCGTTCAGGTAGTTTTAAAATCCATCGCACGACCAGGCAACCCACTAATCCCCATACTCGGGAGCGGTCACCTATAGACCGTCACGACCCGCCGCTACTTTACAACTTGGACGAGGACATTGGAGAACTGAACAACATTGCTGGAAGACATCCCGAAGTCGTGAGGCGATTGCTCAGCGAATTGAAGGCTGTTCAATAG
- a CDS encoding bile acid:sodium symporter family protein: MIVQILLPLILAFIMFSLGLGLRKLDFARVLTYPKTFATGITNQLVLLPLIAFGLIKVFGFTAEIAVGIMIISFCPGGVTSNVLTKIAKGNTPLSISLTAVVSLASVITVPILVALSVGHFMGVDGAEVNITKLGFTMFLITAVPVLLGMLLTAIKPALVEKISRGVSRTANVLFVFIILAALVKNWDVFYGNLPTLGPALVLLNMVMLALGLISSSLMKLDSKDASTISIESGVQNGTLGIAVGALIALNATELLPPTTLPSVVYSIVMYVVTVPFVLWRQRIAR, encoded by the coding sequence ATGATTGTTCAAATACTCCTTCCACTCATTCTCGCCTTCATCATGTTTTCGCTCGGCCTTGGCCTGCGTAAACTGGACTTTGCCCGGGTACTCACCTATCCCAAAACATTTGCGACTGGAATAACCAATCAACTGGTATTGCTGCCGCTCATCGCGTTTGGACTTATCAAGGTGTTTGGCTTTACCGCGGAAATAGCGGTAGGGATTATGATCATTTCCTTTTGCCCGGGAGGAGTAACTTCCAATGTGCTGACCAAAATAGCCAAGGGAAACACACCGTTGTCGATTTCATTGACGGCCGTTGTCAGTCTGGCATCTGTGATCACCGTGCCGATTCTGGTAGCTCTGTCGGTCGGTCACTTTATGGGCGTGGATGGGGCAGAGGTGAACATCACCAAACTGGGTTTCACGATGTTCCTCATTACAGCCGTGCCGGTGTTGCTCGGGATGCTCCTGACGGCAATCAAACCTGCGTTGGTCGAAAAAATCTCCCGAGGTGTTTCCCGAACTGCGAATGTGCTCTTCGTCTTCATTATCTTGGCAGCGCTGGTCAAAAACTGGGATGTTTTTTATGGAAACCTTCCGACGCTTGGTCCGGCCTTGGTGCTACTAAATATGGTCATGCTGGCTCTCGGCCTGATCAGTAGCTCTTTAATGAAACTGGACTCCAAGGATGCGTCGACCATCTCAATCGAATCGGGTGTTCAGAATGGTACGTTGGGAATTGCCGTGGGTGCACTCATTGCCTTAAATGCAACCGAGCTGCTGCCACCGACCACCTTACCGTCGGTGGTTTATAGCATCGTGATGTATGTCGTTACTGTGCCATTCGTTCTGTGGCGTCAAAGAATAGCTCGTTAG
- a CDS encoding mandelate racemase/muconate lactonizing enzyme family protein: MPTPNYSRRNFLKNSLLGAGALLAGRHTLNADISSGIKITKIRHYKDPNYTKPTFAQARDIVVVETDAGISGIGEGGALEMTQNCAEMLIGEDPFRIEHLWQKVYRQYFYPSGRERLHAGGALDMALWDIKGKYLKVPVWELLGGLTRKHIPCYSTGFPSQGSTKETARACMEAGFYAYRVGTVSDGEVYDSHKFLDENLRFYEEVREGVGEKGQWCTDFHTRFDTAEAVTMARMIEHLKPVFVEDLVRSENPGVYRALRDRINVPIAVGEHFGDRWDLNELVEENLIDHSRVTLPNVGGITEMKKIAALCETHYVGIIPHFTGPISTAALVHVLASSSGFVMAELTKDGPAKIPYLNDDYLSFKNGKLYPNERPGLGVEFFPDKVKLVNEITKPSSYDHPVFERGDGSITNW, from the coding sequence ATGCCTACACCCAATTATTCTCGTAGAAACTTCCTCAAAAATAGCTTGCTTGGTGCGGGTGCGTTACTTGCCGGGCGCCACACACTGAATGCCGATATCTCTTCGGGGATTAAGATCACTAAGATCCGTCACTATAAGGATCCGAACTACACCAAACCGACTTTCGCACAGGCCCGTGACATTGTGGTGGTTGAGACCGATGCGGGGATTTCGGGTATTGGTGAAGGCGGTGCGCTGGAGATGACGCAGAATTGTGCGGAGATGCTCATTGGAGAAGATCCATTCCGCATTGAGCACCTGTGGCAGAAGGTGTATCGACAGTATTTTTATCCGTCTGGACGTGAGCGACTGCATGCTGGAGGGGCACTCGACATGGCCCTCTGGGATATTAAAGGGAAGTATTTGAAAGTGCCGGTATGGGAACTCCTCGGAGGTCTAACGCGAAAACACATTCCTTGTTACTCAACAGGCTTCCCAAGCCAAGGTTCTACGAAGGAAACCGCACGGGCCTGCATGGAAGCTGGCTTCTATGCTTATCGAGTTGGCACCGTCTCAGACGGCGAGGTCTATGATTCACATAAGTTCCTCGACGAAAATTTGCGCTTCTACGAAGAGGTGCGGGAAGGGGTCGGGGAAAAGGGACAGTGGTGCACAGACTTTCATACCCGTTTTGATACCGCCGAGGCAGTGACCATGGCTCGGATGATTGAGCATTTGAAACCGGTGTTTGTAGAGGATCTGGTGCGCTCTGAGAATCCAGGGGTCTACCGCGCTCTGCGTGACCGCATCAACGTGCCTATTGCTGTAGGTGAGCACTTTGGGGATCGTTGGGATCTGAACGAACTGGTTGAAGAAAACCTTATTGATCATTCCAGGGTGACCTTACCCAACGTGGGTGGTATTACCGAGATGAAGAAAATCGCTGCCCTATGTGAGACCCATTATGTAGGAATTATTCCTCACTTCACCGGCCCGATTTCCACGGCGGCCTTGGTGCATGTATTGGCCTCGTCCTCTGGATTTGTCATGGCCGAGCTGACCAAAGATGGACCGGCTAAGATCCCGTATTTGAATGACGACTATCTGAGCTTTAAGAATGGAAAACTCTATCCGAACGAACGTCCGGGGCTGGGTGTTGAGTTCTTCCCGGATAAAGTCAAATTGGTGAATGAGATTACCAAGCCGTCGTCTTATGATCATCCGGTCTTTGAGCGAGGGGATGGATCTATCACTAATTGGTAG
- a CDS encoding MarR family transcriptional regulator, with protein METVVSCVKENSTNFKMGLGGMMRNVSYQLHQLFTKELKRSSVTVAEWAVLRLIYLSGGTIASSEIAHSTGMTRGAISKLIDKNTKKGLILRTESKTDRRYQDIKLTKKANDLVPKLDKMTNTLNDQYFSCLNATERKTLEHILQKIAEKNQLIEVPAQ; from the coding sequence ATGGAAACAGTAGTGAGTTGTGTGAAGGAAAACTCTACGAATTTCAAAATGGGGTTGGGAGGGATGATGCGAAATGTGTCTTACCAGCTCCATCAGTTATTTACCAAGGAACTGAAACGCAGTTCTGTGACTGTGGCTGAATGGGCCGTTCTAAGGCTTATTTATTTGAGTGGAGGTACCATAGCGTCGAGTGAGATTGCTCATTCTACAGGAATGACGCGTGGGGCTATTTCAAAACTGATCGATAAGAATACTAAGAAAGGTCTCATCTTGCGCACAGAATCAAAAACAGACCGTCGTTATCAGGACATCAAGCTCACTAAAAAAGCAAACGACCTTGTCCCTAAGCTCGATAAAATGACGAACACACTGAATGACCAATATTTCTCCTGTCTCAATGCAACTGAACGGAAAACGCTTGAACATATTCTGCAAAAGATAGCTGAGAAAAATCAGTTGATTGAAGTCCCTGCTCAGTAA
- a CDS encoding sulfotransferase domain-containing protein: MEISPKKTRELHSHHFDSTIWNDFQFRDDDIIIGTYGKAGTTWMQQIIAQLSVGGDPDLEVSEMSPWMDLRVPPKEVKLQFVEEQSHRRFLKTHLPVDALVFSEKAKYIYIGRDGRDVVWSLYNHHANANEGFYDALNKTPGRVGPPIEPPTDDIRQYWSDWFERDGYPFWSFWENLRTWWAIRDLPNVHFVHFADLKQDMSSKIRRIEEFLEIPINESSWPSILEYCSFDWMKENASKTVPLGGAFWEGGPKVFIHKGINGRWTEVLTEEDCAEYEAKSEAELGPDCADWVAKGSFEKQS, encoded by the coding sequence ATCGAAATCTCCCCAAAAAAAACTCGCGAACTTCATAGTCACCATTTCGATTCGACCATCTGGAATGATTTTCAGTTTCGAGATGACGACATCATCATCGGAACCTATGGAAAAGCTGGAACGACTTGGATGCAGCAGATAATCGCCCAACTCTCGGTTGGAGGTGATCCTGATTTGGAAGTTTCAGAAATGTCTCCGTGGATGGATCTGCGAGTGCCGCCGAAGGAAGTTAAACTTCAATTTGTCGAAGAACAGTCGCATCGAAGGTTTCTGAAAACTCACCTGCCAGTGGATGCTTTGGTATTTTCTGAGAAGGCCAAATATATCTATATCGGCCGCGACGGACGCGATGTCGTTTGGAGTTTGTATAACCATCATGCAAACGCCAATGAGGGTTTTTACGATGCTCTCAATAAAACACCTGGTCGGGTGGGGCCTCCTATCGAGCCTCCCACCGACGATATCCGTCAATACTGGTCGGATTGGTTCGAGCGTGATGGTTATCCTTTCTGGTCTTTTTGGGAAAACCTTCGGACTTGGTGGGCGATAAGAGATCTGCCAAACGTTCACTTTGTCCACTTTGCCGATCTCAAGCAAGACATGTCCAGTAAGATACGTCGGATTGAAGAATTTTTGGAAATCCCGATCAACGAGTCATCTTGGCCTTCAATCCTTGAGTATTGTTCATTTGATTGGATGAAGGAAAATGCTTCGAAGACAGTACCACTGGGAGGAGCCTTTTGGGAAGGAGGACCCAAGGTCTTTATTCACAAGGGTATCAATGGCCGATGGACAGAGGTGCTGACGGAGGAAGATTGTGCTGAATATGAAGCGAAATCTGAAGCGGAGTTGGGGCCGGATTGTGCTGACTGGGTCGCCAAGGGAAGTTTCGAAAAACAATCGTAA
- a CDS encoding Gfo/Idh/MocA family oxidoreductase, giving the protein MKIGIIGTGWVTELHLKALKEIEGAEVAAIGGRNQERAKELAAPWKANTYDSGLNMLQKESLDAAFILLPPHLHGDLEKACAEHVKGVLIEKPISQKLETAQTINGYFNDAGTIVSVAYQNRYRQSVQRAKELLSQENNQGILARGWWTTQMPPPPWWRKFDQSGGQFSEQCTHLLDICRYTMGEVEEVSAYATDGFMPEVENKTVDDAMVVNARFKSDAIASFATGCFPLGGHPESPGGGIGLSLSSRNHRIALTGWGYEGTIHSAEEDREHIPSEENIFITQNKAFLEAVSSGDDSGILSSYEDGLKTLAVTLAANESARNQNGRPVKVVY; this is encoded by the coding sequence ATGAAAATCGGAATCATCGGAACAGGTTGGGTCACGGAACTACATCTTAAGGCCCTCAAGGAAATTGAAGGAGCTGAAGTAGCCGCCATCGGAGGGCGTAACCAAGAACGGGCGAAGGAACTGGCTGCCCCCTGGAAAGCCAACACCTACGACTCAGGGTTGAACATGTTGCAGAAGGAATCCCTCGATGCCGCGTTCATCTTATTACCCCCACATTTGCACGGTGATTTGGAGAAAGCCTGCGCAGAACATGTAAAAGGTGTACTGATAGAAAAACCGATTTCCCAAAAGCTGGAGACAGCCCAAACTATCAATGGCTATTTCAATGACGCTGGTACCATCGTATCGGTGGCTTACCAAAATCGATATCGCCAATCGGTTCAACGAGCCAAGGAACTACTTTCCCAGGAAAATAATCAAGGTATCCTTGCTCGTGGATGGTGGACCACTCAAATGCCTCCCCCACCCTGGTGGCGCAAATTCGATCAATCAGGAGGTCAGTTTTCAGAACAGTGTACCCATCTACTGGATATCTGTCGCTACACCATGGGAGAAGTGGAAGAAGTAAGCGCCTACGCCACGGATGGATTCATGCCTGAGGTAGAGAACAAGACGGTGGACGATGCCATGGTCGTAAACGCCCGCTTTAAGTCTGACGCAATCGCCTCTTTTGCCACCGGTTGTTTCCCTCTTGGAGGTCACCCAGAAAGCCCTGGTGGTGGCATCGGACTCAGCCTGTCCTCCCGCAACCATCGCATTGCTCTTACGGGTTGGGGCTATGAAGGCACGATTCATTCTGCTGAAGAGGACCGCGAACACATTCCGAGCGAAGAGAACATCTTCATCACTCAAAATAAGGCCTTCCTGGAAGCTGTATCATCAGGAGACGACTCAGGCATCCTCTCCTCCTACGAAGACGGGCTAAAAACCTTGGCTGTTACTTTGGCAGCGAATGAATCTGCACGGAACCAAAACGGTAGGCCGGTAAAAGTGGTCTATTAG
- a CDS encoding glycoside hydrolase, with product MRLSHLPGFLLFILSTLAVQADWTDYKGDVTEVRELRHVEKHPDSWRVWQPFITQWKNKHLIVVFGAMTNGKKDMGDIFAMVTRNDGENCDEPVAIFDHNKWQGDLQFAYANPVLFKPKDQNVVWCFAMRCSIKQENSEESHLVAAFTADGGRTWTPVELSMNYTGPLITNAGIVETTIGGKKRYLLPAHRNTLAADPRGSRDHFILSSSSLFEWDLESYIPQPVHERVFLHEGNIAPGDRPDDWKIVMRTANYDDTSLTTDPPRAYSSFSRDGGQTWSI from the coding sequence ATGAGACTCTCACATCTTCCCGGATTCTTACTTTTCATTCTCAGCACCTTGGCTGTTCAGGCAGACTGGACGGATTACAAAGGTGATGTAACCGAGGTGCGGGAACTTCGGCATGTTGAAAAACACCCGGACTCTTGGAGGGTTTGGCAGCCTTTTATTACCCAATGGAAGAACAAGCACTTGATTGTCGTGTTTGGAGCGATGACGAACGGTAAAAAAGATATGGGAGACATATTCGCCATGGTCACACGCAACGATGGTGAGAATTGTGATGAACCCGTTGCCATTTTCGATCACAACAAGTGGCAAGGAGATCTTCAATTTGCTTATGCAAACCCGGTGCTCTTCAAACCGAAAGACCAGAACGTAGTTTGGTGCTTTGCTATGCGCTGTTCCATCAAACAGGAAAACAGCGAAGAGTCACATCTCGTAGCTGCGTTCACTGCGGACGGTGGCCGAACCTGGACGCCAGTCGAATTGTCTATGAACTACACAGGTCCATTGATCACCAATGCAGGGATCGTTGAAACCACAATTGGAGGAAAGAAACGGTATCTGCTGCCAGCACATCGAAACACTTTGGCCGCGGACCCGAGAGGATCCAGAGACCATTTTATCTTAAGCAGTAGCAGTCTATTTGAATGGGACCTTGAGTCCTATATACCTCAACCGGTGCATGAGCGCGTATTCCTGCATGAGGGCAACATCGCACCCGGTGACCGACCCGACGATTGGAAGATCGTTATGCGAACAGCCAATTACGATGACACCAGTTTGACGACTGACCCTCCTCGTGCTTATTCAAGTTTCAGCCGGGATGGAGGGCAGACCTGGAGCATCTAG